The window CTACTTGCGCAGCCTTCCAGAACGCGTCTTCCTGACCCGGCAGCAGCATGTCCGACAGGTTCAGCACCTTGTGCTGCTGGCGCGAATAGTTGATGAAACCGCGCCCCGGGGTGCCATGTGCGCCGCCGGTGTCGAGGTAGCTCGACAACTCGATGATCACCAAGCCGTCATGCTGCTCACGTACTTTCGCTTGCAGGTAGCTGCTGTTGCGCGGGCCGGCATTGGCCAGGAACTGCTCGCGATAGGCTGCCAGGGTCGGCGCCACCGGCGCGTTTTTCTCGGTGCGGGTCATTTGCAACAGACGTTTTTCGATGATCCCGTCGAGTGCCGGTTCTGCCGGGAAACGCAGAGTGTCGATATTCACCAGTGGGCAGTCAGGGTTGGAGCAGCCGGGTTTCAGCTGTTCCGACGCATCGCGGGTGGTCTCCAGCGGTGTGCGGTAATTGGGCTGGAACAGGCTGGCGCAGGCACCCAGAGTCAGGGCGATGGCGGCCACGGAGGCAATTTTGAAAAGCGACATGGGCGTCCTTTCGAAAGCAGGGGAAGGCAAA of the Pseudomonas sp. Seg1 genome contains:
- a CDS encoding RsiV family protein, which produces MSLFKIASVAAIALTLGACASLFQPNYRTPLETTRDASEQLKPGCSNPDCPLVNIDTLRFPAEPALDGIIEKRLLQMTRTEKNAPVAPTLAAYREQFLANAGPRNSSYLQAKVREQHDGLVIIELSSYLDTGGAHGTPGRGFINYSRQQHKVLNLSDMLLPGQEDAFWKAAQVAHNSWLISTKLDQEAEFVKNWPFVKTQNVALTYGGVILKYDVTTIAPYALGHVELKIPYPRLNGILKPELFPGRN